agtactgttatttattaaaaacaatatgcaaaaaatgcctacattatagtaaattatttagttttagtttcacTAATTCTGtcacaaaaatttcataatgaaattaTGCGCAGAAGTGgtttataaaaaactgaaaatgtttaGGTTAAATGATCATAGGCGTTTCTTTGAATAAGCACTACCCCTGTAAAAGTGTTTCACTGCATGCACTAGTTCACCGCCGTGAAATAACTGACCGATGATATGGAGTgggggatttttattttttgcggaatatttacttttaataaaaacttgaataatACTAAaaccctttatttttatttacataaatacttcattcaaatatgaattaatttttagagtagggaggaacagaaatttaaataattttctatttaactgtACTGATTGTAAATTTCAGACACATTATGAAATcgttcataatttattatgtaaaatcatatttaatattNTACTTCAttcaaatatgaattaatttttagagtagggaggaacagaaatttaaataattttcgatttaACTGTACTGACTGAAAATTTTAGACACATGATTATGAAATcgttcataatttattatgtaaaatcatatttaatattataagaatattaatgcataataagaaatttaaatcacttaCACAACTTTTAATGAACCCATTTTAGAGCCTATTTCtaacttataataattaaagctattttaaatatacaatctacttaaatatttagttgatgaaataaatatttaagaaatcgttcatttgtttacaaatatttaacatcaaatataagaaattacGAAGAAATGAATTTATGTTAATGTCGGTGAAATGTAACATCTTAAATACCTACTTATATGACATTTGTACCAcataatgcaaataattaaatccttatttacattttaaaaaaaaatttacgtaacATTTCagttaagtattattttcatgtacacattagtaaattaagttttttttttttttaaatattagtagaaatttaatgtttaagttataaatacgaattaaattacaataataaatacgAACAATAACTTCAtacaataaacaattaaaatgcaaacgatAACTCACCTTTTCGCGCCTAAATTCTTGCAGAGCAAGGGCCAATCTTTCTTTCAATTGCTCAGTCAATTCCTTggcattttcaacttttaagcACAAAGCTGCATGACATCTTAACTCCTGCTTCATCTTCGGTCTTTCATGCCTGTAAATCCAACAAAAAAGTCCAGGATATTCAGCGGGAGCTTCACAGTGTGAGATCCTGTAAGCCCAATATTCAGTCACTCCAAAGTTTTTCGTGACGGCCTTAATTCCAGAACTGCAAATGGTCAGTTCCATGGGGGTCTGGACTTTAGCCGGATTGCTGGTGTAAGCTTTCCACAGGGTGGACAATGGCTTGTCAGTACATCCTTCCCCTTTAGCGTAGGAAGTGAGGATATTACCCAGATAAAGGACTTTGAAAGTTGGGTCGTATTCGGTGATGCTAACGgatctttttttccaaaatttcaaaaacgccTTCGATGGCAGGGGAATAGTCATTGGCATAGTCAACATCAAGGAGCTGATTTTGT
This window of the Parasteatoda tepidariorum isolate YZ-2023 chromosome 4, CAS_Ptep_4.0, whole genome shotgun sequence genome carries:
- the LOC107442388 gene encoding protein FAM43A, which codes for MLTMPMTIPLPSKAFLKFWKKRSVSITEYDPTFKVLYLGNILTSYAKGEGCTDKPLSTLWKAYTSNPAKVQTPMELTICSSGIKAVTKNFGVTEYWAYRISHCEAPAEYPGLFCWIYRHERPKMKQELRCHAALCLKVENAKELTEQLKERLALALQEFRREKLNRQKARLSLANAVYDCPSMPRRKLLLYRGSINFRPPIEMSKIAPKLGVIDEDDLEDDLDVGTPSSYDDLYMYSSSEASSLSSSPEDEELFSRFRMLSTSLNSNGEETASSYSDEDLFFDDARSNESDDIPLIT